A window of Flavobacterium flavigenum contains these coding sequences:
- a CDS encoding GreA/GreB family elongation factor, with protein sequence MKPTPIFCKKEYQFLRELILKSKNDSNAKEAGLLSQELDRAIISEESILDNSIIRINSHVTIEDVKSNKQMKIQIVLPSLANVQERKISILAPLSVAIIGFKENDQVDWELPSGIKTLKIIEVNNTIVSHS encoded by the coding sequence ATGAAACCAACACCCATTTTCTGTAAAAAAGAGTATCAGTTCTTACGAGAGTTGATATTAAAAAGTAAAAATGATTCAAATGCAAAAGAAGCCGGGCTGCTTTCACAAGAATTAGACCGTGCCATCATCAGTGAAGAAAGCATTCTTGACAATTCGATTATCCGAATCAATTCGCATGTAACGATTGAAGATGTTAAATCAAATAAGCAAATGAAAATTCAAATTGTTTTACCTTCTTTAGCAAATGTACAAGAAAGAAAAATATCAATTTTAGCCCCTTTAAGCGTTGCTATCATTGGATTTAAAGAAAACGACCAGGTAGATTGGGAATTACCTTCCGGAATAAAAACATTAAAAATAATTGAAGTAAACAATACCATTGTGTCCCATTCTTAA
- a CDS encoding thioredoxin family protein produces MARTPSNMIPLGTIAPNFNLKDTNSNNKYSFEDLKGSKGTLVIFMCNHCPFVLHVINEVAMIANDYRVQGIGIIAISSNDIEKYPQDSPEMMTQFAFENKIDFPYLFDETQEVAKAYDAACTPDFYLFDNQNRLFYRGQLDDSRPGNGIPLSGNDLRSAIDALIYNRSLNQIQKPSIGCNIKWK; encoded by the coding sequence ATGGCACGAACTCCTTCAAATATGATTCCACTCGGAACTATTGCTCCTAACTTCAATCTCAAAGATACCAATTCAAATAATAAATATTCTTTTGAAGATTTAAAAGGATCAAAAGGTACACTTGTCATTTTTATGTGCAATCATTGCCCTTTCGTTCTTCACGTAATTAATGAAGTTGCCATGATTGCTAATGATTATCGTGTTCAGGGGATTGGCATCATTGCTATTTCAAGTAATGATATTGAGAAATACCCACAGGATTCACCTGAAATGATGACTCAGTTTGCTTTTGAAAACAAAATAGACTTTCCCTATTTATTTGATGAAACTCAGGAAGTGGCAAAAGCTTATGATGCTGCCTGTACGCCAGATTTTTATTTATTTGACAATCAGAACCGATTGTTTTACAGAGGCCAGTTAGATGATTCAAGACCCGGAAACGGAATTCCGTTAAGCGGAAACGATTTAAGGAGCGCGATTGATGCTTTGATTTACAACAGGAGCTTAAACCAAATCCAAAAACCAAGCATAGGCTGTAACATCAAATGGAAATAG
- a CDS encoding T9SS type A sorting domain-containing protein: MKKITLLTFLSIGISCFAQQKSTGDVTLSNNMTANLTLNNNTSKATIKLTGPSDRWFALQFGNFANGGGMVSGQDLIYSNGSTLVDARQNGVGVTPSTDATQNWTVTSNTVVSGIRTIIAERNFSTGDANDYTFNYTNTTIDFAWAKNSSAGQSLNNHGGNRGYAIDTPLSTTLGVEDFGLKASSISPNPSNGNFTIETKTGLDIINVYSLVGTLVESIEVKNKANTIDVSLKSLQSGIYLIELQNDQEKTWKKIIIK; the protein is encoded by the coding sequence ATGAAAAAAATTACTCTTTTAACTTTTTTATCAATTGGTATAAGCTGTTTTGCCCAGCAAAAATCGACAGGAGATGTTACTTTGTCAAATAATATGACAGCCAATTTAACATTAAATAACAACACATCAAAAGCCACTATTAAACTTACCGGACCTTCGGATAGATGGTTTGCTTTGCAGTTTGGAAATTTTGCAAATGGTGGTGGCATGGTCTCAGGACAAGATTTAATATACTCTAACGGGAGTACTCTGGTTGATGCAAGACAAAACGGAGTTGGCGTTACTCCAAGTACAGATGCTACACAAAACTGGACTGTAACTTCTAATACCGTAGTCTCCGGAATTAGAACTATAATCGCAGAACGAAATTTTTCAACCGGTGATGCAAATGATTATACCTTTAATTATACAAACACTACTATAGATTTTGCATGGGCCAAAAATAGCTCTGCCGGACAATCACTAAACAATCATGGAGGAAACCGCGGATATGCTATAGATACACCTCTATCGACTACTTTAGGTGTAGAAGATTTTGGGTTAAAAGCATCTTCAATTTCTCCAAATCCATCAAACGGGAATTTTACCATTGAAACGAAAACAGGTTTAGATATAATAAATGTATATTCTTTAGTAGGGACACTTGTTGAGAGTATTGAAGTAAAAAACAAAGCTAATACTATTGATGTTTCATTGAAAAGTTTGCAATCTGGAATTTACCTAATAGAATTGCAAAACGATCAGGAAAAAACGTGGAAAAAAATAATTATCAAATAG
- a CDS encoding PUR family DNA/RNA-binding protein yields MRENDMLEKEEIFSKVLRAGRRTYFFDVRATKADDYYITITESKKFTEEDGSFHFKKHKIYLYKEDFSSFAEILDEMTSYVLNHKGEEVISERHQKDFKKEYSSDKAEGQRSSFTDIDFDDI; encoded by the coding sequence ATGAGAGAAAACGACATGTTAGAAAAAGAAGAGATTTTTTCTAAAGTATTACGAGCAGGAAGAAGAACTTATTTCTTTGATGTGAGAGCTACTAAAGCTGACGATTATTATATCACGATTACTGAAAGCAAAAAATTTACTGAAGAGGATGGTTCTTTTCATTTTAAAAAACACAAAATTTATCTGTACAAAGAAGACTTTAGCTCATTTGCTGAAATTTTAGACGAAATGACTTCTTATGTCCTGAACCACAAAGGAGAAGAAGTAATATCTGAAAGACATCAAAAAGATTTTAAAAAAGAATATAGTTCTGATAAAGCGGAAGGGCAAAGATCAAGCTTTACAGATATCGACTTTGACGATATTTAA
- a CDS encoding alpha/beta hydrolase, which produces MKKIAFLLSLFIIGLSSFAQKSEYEVKENIQYYNAAINKSDSYINERCVLDIYYPKNTKGFATIVWFHGGGLTGGSKEIPEALKNKGFAIIGVNYRLSPKVKAAKCIEDAAAAIAWAFNNMAAYGGDTSSIFVSGHSAGAYLALMTGLDKKWLQKENIDANKIAGLIPFSSQCITHFEIRRENGIPEKQPTIDAFAPLFHVRADAPPVLLITGDRELEMLGRYEENAYMERMMKLVGHKQIKLFELDGYGHGMTEPGFPLLVNEVNRILKEKQPKK; this is translated from the coding sequence ATGAAAAAAATAGCGTTTTTACTTAGTTTGTTTATTATTGGACTTTCGTCTTTTGCCCAAAAATCAGAATATGAGGTAAAAGAAAACATTCAGTATTATAATGCAGCCATCAATAAATCTGATTCTTATATTAATGAAAGATGTGTTTTAGACATCTATTATCCAAAAAATACCAAGGGATTTGCTACGATAGTCTGGTTTCACGGAGGCGGATTAACCGGTGGCAGCAAAGAAATCCCTGAAGCATTAAAAAACAAAGGCTTTGCTATTATTGGGGTTAATTACAGATTATCTCCAAAAGTAAAAGCAGCAAAATGTATTGAAGATGCAGCTGCAGCTATAGCCTGGGCTTTTAATAACATGGCAGCCTACGGAGGTGATACTTCCTCAATTTTTGTTTCAGGGCATTCTGCCGGCGCTTACCTGGCATTGATGACTGGCCTGGATAAAAAATGGCTTCAAAAAGAAAATATTGATGCCAATAAAATAGCTGGATTAATTCCGTTTAGCAGCCAATGCATTACCCATTTTGAAATTAGAAGAGAAAACGGAATTCCCGAAAAACAACCCACAATTGATGCTTTTGCCCCTTTATTTCATGTTCGGGCAGATGCTCCGCCTGTTTTATTAATTACAGGAGACCGTGAACTGGAAATGTTAGGCCGATATGAAGAAAACGCTTATATGGAGCGTATGATGAAACTTGTTGGACATAAACAAATCAAACTTTTTGAATTGGACGGATATGGACACGGTATGACTGAACCTGGTTTTCCATTATTGGTAAACGAAGTAAACCGAATTTTAAAAGAAAAACAACCTAAAAAATAA
- a CDS encoding alpha/beta fold hydrolase gives MENSLTYSNTSLRDSDFDIQLQNTDKYIETAQNVKLYVRDYGKGKPVILIHGWPLSNEMWEYQIEFLVQNNYRVIAYDRRGFGKSSQPWDGYDYDTLADDLSEIINQLQLENVTLVGFSMGGGEVLRYFSRHGGKGVTKAALISSIIPFLLKTDDNPEGRPKEKGEATAAAIREDRIGFLENFGKTFFGVNIINKPLSTPLLEYYRNLCSAASPRATLKCAESLSNTDFRDELHIIKVPTLIIHGDDDKNVPIEVSSQKTAEAVTNSTFIVYEGAPHGLFYTEKDRLNEDLLNFLNA, from the coding sequence ATGGAAAATAGTCTTACTTACAGCAATACATCTCTTAGAGATTCAGATTTTGATATCCAGCTCCAAAACACAGATAAATACATTGAAACGGCTCAAAATGTAAAACTTTATGTGAGAGATTACGGAAAAGGAAAACCGGTAATCCTGATTCATGGATGGCCTCTTTCTAACGAAATGTGGGAATATCAAATTGAATTTTTGGTTCAGAATAATTATAGGGTAATCGCATATGATCGCCGTGGTTTTGGTAAATCATCACAACCTTGGGATGGCTATGATTACGATACTCTGGCAGATGATTTAAGTGAAATTATCAATCAGCTTCAATTAGAAAATGTTACACTGGTTGGCTTTTCTATGGGAGGAGGTGAAGTATTACGTTATTTTAGCCGCCATGGTGGCAAAGGCGTTACAAAAGCAGCTTTAATTTCATCCATTATTCCCTTCTTGTTAAAGACAGACGACAATCCTGAAGGACGTCCTAAAGAAAAAGGGGAAGCAACCGCAGCCGCAATTAGAGAAGACAGAATAGGATTTCTGGAGAATTTTGGAAAAACTTTTTTTGGTGTTAATATTATCAATAAACCTTTGAGTACGCCTTTACTGGAATATTATAGAAATCTATGTTCGGCAGCTTCTCCAAGGGCAACGCTAAAATGCGCAGAATCTTTATCAAATACAGACTTCAGAGATGAATTACACATTATAAAAGTACCTACTTTAATCATTCATGGAGATGATGATAAAAATGTTCCTATTGAAGTGAGTTCACAAAAAACTGCTGAAGCAGTAACTAACAGCACTTTTATTGTTTATGAAGGAGCACCACACGGATTATTTTACACTGAAAAAGACCGGCTAAACGAAGACTTGCTCAACTTCTTAAATGCATAA
- a CDS encoding MFS transporter: MAACTGLIVANLYYCQPLIVLIANEFKIPEANAGTITYLTQAGYAIGLFFMVPLGDKIERKKQILITTFASVIALLIAATAKSFLILQIASLLIGITSIVPQLILPLAASLSAPEERGKVVGTIMSGLLVGILLSRTLSGFIGQVLGWRSMFFIAAGICLLIFFVIQNKFPVNKPQFQGSYGQLIQSLFTLIKTQPVLREATLINVFSFAQFGAFWTTMVLLLSGEPFHFNSATIGLFGIVGASGALAAPLVGKMGDKGGSRVAVGYGCLLILISFLIFYFSIESVIGIAIGIVFIDIGIQGVHISNQTRVYSLLPEARNRLNTVFMSFSFLGTAAGSAYGLLLWKLGGWHVVTIGCVGLSILALTVYGLTYKSKSKK; encoded by the coding sequence ATGGCAGCCTGCACTGGACTCATAGTTGCAAATCTGTATTACTGCCAGCCTTTAATTGTTTTAATAGCCAATGAATTTAAAATTCCTGAAGCCAATGCAGGTACAATAACCTACCTAACGCAGGCAGGATATGCTATAGGCTTGTTTTTTATGGTTCCGTTGGGAGATAAAATAGAACGAAAAAAACAAATCTTAATCACCACTTTTGCTTCTGTAATTGCATTGTTAATTGCAGCTACGGCAAAAAGTTTCCTTATATTACAAATTGCTTCACTGCTTATCGGGATCACTTCAATAGTACCCCAGCTTATTTTGCCTTTGGCAGCTTCTTTAAGCGCGCCTGAAGAAAGAGGAAAAGTCGTCGGAACTATTATGAGCGGACTTTTAGTCGGGATTTTGCTTTCGCGAACATTAAGCGGGTTCATCGGTCAGGTTTTAGGCTGGAGATCGATGTTTTTTATTGCTGCCGGAATTTGCCTTTTGATATTTTTTGTGATTCAGAATAAGTTTCCTGTCAATAAACCCCAGTTTCAGGGATCTTACGGTCAATTAATTCAGTCTCTTTTTACACTTATAAAAACTCAGCCTGTATTGCGTGAAGCAACGTTAATCAATGTTTTTAGTTTTGCGCAGTTTGGTGCTTTCTGGACTACGATGGTTTTATTGCTTTCGGGGGAACCGTTTCATTTTAATAGCGCAACAATTGGTTTATTCGGAATTGTTGGGGCTTCCGGAGCTTTGGCTGCTCCATTAGTCGGAAAAATGGGTGACAAAGGAGGTTCAAGAGTAGCAGTCGGTTATGGATGTTTGCTGATACTAATCAGTTTTTTGATTTTTTATTTCTCTATTGAAAGCGTTATCGGAATTGCAATTGGAATTGTGTTTATTGACATCGGAATCCAGGGTGTTCATATTTCAAATCAAACCCGGGTTTATTCGTTGCTCCCTGAAGCCAGAAACAGATTAAATACGGTTTTTATGTCCTTTAGCTTTTTAGGAACAGCTGCGGGATCAGCTTATGGATTGTTATTATGGAAACTAGGCGGATGGCACGTTGTAACTATCGGATGTGTTGGGTTATCAATATTGGCATTGACAGTTTACGGACTCACTTATAAATCAAAATCTAAAAAATAG
- a CDS encoding cupin domain-containing protein encodes MENSVASKEFLFGEEIQWEVVGEGVKRKILAFDNRVMLVNVHFEAGAIGALHEHYHTQVTYVAKGRFAVTINGITKTLKEGDSFYIPPHAIHGVLCLEEGMLTDVFSPMREDFMK; translated from the coding sequence ATGGAAAATTCTGTTGCAAGTAAAGAGTTTCTTTTTGGAGAGGAAATTCAATGGGAAGTGGTTGGAGAAGGTGTAAAACGTAAAATTTTAGCTTTTGATAATCGCGTTATGCTGGTAAATGTACATTTCGAAGCTGGTGCTATTGGTGCTTTGCATGAACATTACCATACGCAGGTTACTTATGTAGCAAAAGGCAGGTTTGCTGTTACCATTAACGGGATTACAAAAACGCTGAAAGAAGGAGATAGCTTTTACATTCCGCCTCATGCAATTCATGGTGTTTTGTGTTTAGAAGAAGGAATGCTGACAGATGTTTTTAGTCCAATGCGTGAAGACTTCATGAAATAA
- a CDS encoding RBBP9/YdeN family alpha/beta hydrolase, translating into METQLLILPGLGNSGDKHWQTFWHKKFKNSIRLNQDNWDEPVREDWITRLNEEVSKLENPTILVAHSLAVSLVLHWAETNSNKNIIGALLVAPADVDSPEHTPDVIRNFSPMPLYQLPFPSIVIASENDPYASFERKEYFAKMWGSDFVNVGQQGHINSDSDLKYWEEGQLILQQLIEKIK; encoded by the coding sequence ATGGAGACACAACTATTAATTTTACCCGGACTTGGAAATTCAGGCGACAAACACTGGCAAACCTTTTGGCATAAAAAATTTAAAAATTCAATACGCCTGAATCAGGACAACTGGGATGAACCGGTTCGGGAAGATTGGATCACACGTTTAAACGAAGAAGTTTCAAAACTGGAAAATCCAACGATTTTAGTTGCACATAGTCTCGCTGTTTCTTTGGTTTTACATTGGGCAGAAACCAATTCTAATAAAAATATCATCGGCGCTTTATTAGTAGCTCCCGCAGATGTGGATTCTCCGGAACATACACCGGATGTTATTCGAAATTTTTCACCAATGCCACTTTATCAATTGCCATTCCCTTCAATTGTTATTGCGAGTGAAAATGATCCTTATGCTTCTTTCGAAAGAAAAGAATATTTTGCCAAAATGTGGGGAAGTGATTTTGTAAATGTGGGTCAGCAAGGACACATCAACTCTGATTCTGATTTAAAATATTGGGAAGAAGGGCAATTAATTTTGCAACAGTTAATAGAGAAAATAAAGTGA
- a CDS encoding peptidylprolyl isomerase has product MENGIYAKFNTSKGSILVKLAHELAPGTVGNFVALAEGNMENKVKPQGQKFYDGLTFHRVIPDFMIQGGCPKGTGTGDPGYKFDDEFHPSLKHDRPGVLAMANSGPASNGSQFYITHVPTSWLDNKHTVFGHVIEGQDVVDAVAQGDALETLEIIRVGEEAQKWNAIEAFVGLKGARLKREAALKAESEAKMEQLAAGFDKTESGLRYKMIQKGEGKKAEAGKTVSVHYEGSLENGKVFDSSYPRKKPIEFKLGVGQVIEGWDEGIALLQVGDKARFVIPSDLAYGPGGAGGVIPPHATLIFDVELMDVK; this is encoded by the coding sequence ATGGAAAACGGAATATACGCTAAATTCAACACTAGTAAAGGTTCGATTTTAGTTAAATTAGCACACGAATTAGCACCAGGAACTGTAGGGAATTTTGTCGCTCTTGCAGAAGGAAATATGGAAAATAAAGTGAAACCTCAGGGACAAAAATTCTATGATGGTTTAACTTTTCACAGAGTTATACCTGATTTTATGATTCAGGGTGGTTGTCCTAAAGGTACAGGAACTGGTGATCCGGGGTATAAATTTGATGATGAATTTCACCCAAGTTTAAAACACGATCGTCCGGGCGTTTTGGCAATGGCAAATTCAGGACCTGCAAGTAATGGTTCTCAGTTTTACATTACGCACGTTCCGACTTCATGGTTAGACAACAAACATACTGTTTTTGGACACGTTATCGAAGGTCAGGATGTGGTAGATGCTGTTGCTCAGGGTGATGCTCTTGAAACATTAGAAATTATCAGAGTTGGTGAAGAAGCTCAAAAATGGAATGCTATTGAAGCTTTTGTTGGTTTAAAAGGAGCACGTCTAAAACGTGAGGCAGCTTTAAAAGCAGAATCTGAAGCAAAAATGGAACAATTAGCTGCAGGTTTTGATAAAACAGAAAGTGGTTTACGTTATAAAATGATTCAAAAAGGTGAAGGTAAAAAAGCAGAGGCTGGGAAAACAGTTTCTGTACACTACGAGGGATCTTTGGAAAACGGAAAAGTTTTTGATTCTTCATACCCAAGAAAAAAACCAATCGAATTCAAACTAGGAGTTGGGCAGGTTATCGAAGGATGGGACGAAGGTATTGCTTTATTACAGGTTGGAGACAAAGCACGTTTTGTAATTCCATCTGATTTGGCTTATGGCCCAGGTGGTGCAGGCGGTGTTATTCCTCCGCATGCAACTCTTATTTTTGACGTAGAATTAATGGATGTAAAATAA
- a CDS encoding glycoside hydrolase family 3 N-terminal domain-containing protein, producing the protein MTLEQKIGQACLKGTSSRSKGLSEELKKEVRMGLVGAILNLTDPDLVLQIQKIAVEESPTHIPLLFGRDVIHGYKTIFPIPLGLAASWNMELVEKTSKIAANESYSRCINWIYAPMVDIARDARWGRIAESPGEDPLLASRLGTAYIKGFQGNDPSVPGQILACAKHFAAYGAAEGGRDYNTVSMAESLLRNVYLKPFEAAAKSGAATFMTSFNDTNGIPASGNGFLLKKILREEWKYDGFVVSDWNSVTEMIPHGYAADEKDAALKSASAGLDMEMTSLSYANHLKILIAEKKISEKQLDEMVRNILRIKFRAGVFDNPYFKDREKFSLLNADALQTARTAAIKSCVLLKNENQILPLKPNQKIAVIGPLADAPREQLGTWVFDGNKEDSQTPLKALQNSFGENNVFYASGLSHSRSLSEEGFTAAITAAKKSDVILFFAGEEAILSGEAHSRANINLPGLQEKLIAELQKTGKPIVLILMAGRPITLGAVLPKVNAVIMAWHPGTMAGPAISDIVLGEVNPSGKLPVTWPKEVGQIPIYYNHPNTGRPADPKTFVAIQDIPVEAWQSSLGNNSHYLDAGYEPQFPFGFGLSYTSFSYENLKIEKAVLRNNNNSEKLNVSAVVTNTGNRTGTETVQLYVRDITGSIVRPVRELKDFIQIELKPQESKTINFSIPVSDFAFYNDKMELKTEPGDFKVWIASNAENGLEGDFKIE; encoded by the coding sequence ATGACTTTGGAACAAAAAATCGGTCAGGCATGTCTGAAAGGAACTTCCAGCAGAAGCAAAGGATTGTCTGAGGAACTTAAAAAAGAAGTCCGAATGGGATTGGTTGGAGCCATTTTAAACCTTACAGATCCTGATCTCGTTCTTCAAATACAAAAAATTGCAGTAGAAGAAAGTCCAACACACATTCCGCTATTGTTTGGCAGGGATGTTATTCACGGATACAAAACTATTTTCCCGATTCCTTTAGGATTAGCTGCATCCTGGAATATGGAATTGGTTGAAAAAACATCAAAAATCGCAGCTAATGAATCCTATTCAAGATGCATCAACTGGATCTATGCCCCAATGGTTGATATTGCCAGGGATGCCCGTTGGGGAAGAATTGCAGAGTCCCCGGGCGAAGATCCTTTATTGGCATCCCGATTAGGAACTGCTTACATCAAAGGGTTTCAGGGAAATGACCCTTCTGTTCCCGGGCAAATTTTAGCCTGTGCCAAACATTTTGCAGCCTATGGTGCCGCAGAAGGAGGAAGAGACTACAACACGGTCAGCATGGCTGAATCCTTACTTCGAAATGTGTATTTAAAACCTTTTGAAGCAGCAGCAAAATCCGGCGCAGCAACTTTTATGACTTCATTTAATGACACCAACGGAATTCCGGCTTCAGGAAATGGATTTTTACTAAAGAAAATTTTACGTGAAGAATGGAAATACGATGGTTTTGTGGTGAGTGACTGGAATTCGGTTACTGAAATGATCCCACATGGTTACGCCGCTGATGAAAAAGACGCTGCTCTTAAATCAGCATCTGCCGGATTAGATATGGAAATGACCAGTTTATCTTATGCAAATCATTTAAAAATACTGATTGCTGAAAAGAAAATTTCTGAAAAACAATTAGATGAAATGGTACGCAATATCCTTAGAATAAAATTCAGGGCCGGTGTTTTTGACAATCCGTATTTTAAAGACCGTGAAAAATTCTCCTTATTAAATGCAGATGCTTTACAAACTGCGAGAACAGCTGCCATTAAAAGCTGCGTTTTATTAAAAAACGAAAATCAGATTTTGCCTTTAAAACCGAATCAAAAAATTGCTGTAATTGGACCATTAGCAGATGCTCCAAGAGAACAATTAGGAACATGGGTTTTTGATGGCAACAAAGAAGATTCTCAAACGCCTCTTAAAGCTTTACAAAATAGTTTTGGAGAAAATAATGTATTTTATGCTTCCGGACTTTCACATAGCCGTTCCTTATCTGAAGAGGGATTTACAGCTGCAATAACAGCTGCTAAAAAATCAGATGTTATTTTGTTTTTTGCCGGAGAAGAAGCCATTCTTTCTGGAGAAGCACATTCAAGAGCAAATATTAATCTGCCGGGATTACAAGAAAAACTGATAGCCGAATTACAAAAAACAGGAAAACCAATAGTCTTAATCCTAATGGCAGGAAGACCAATAACTTTAGGAGCTGTTTTGCCAAAAGTAAATGCAGTAATTATGGCCTGGCATCCGGGAACGATGGCTGGCCCGGCAATTTCTGATATAGTATTGGGGGAGGTAAATCCATCTGGAAAACTACCTGTAACCTGGCCAAAAGAAGTTGGTCAGATTCCGATTTATTACAATCATCCTAACACAGGAAGACCTGCAGATCCAAAAACTTTTGTAGCTATTCAGGATATTCCGGTCGAAGCCTGGCAAAGTTCTTTAGGAAACAATTCGCATTATCTTGATGCAGGTTATGAACCTCAGTTTCCTTTTGGATTTGGATTGAGTTATACCTCTTTCTCCTACGAGAATTTAAAAATTGAAAAAGCTGTCCTTAGAAATAATAATAACAGTGAAAAGTTAAACGTTTCAGCTGTTGTTACCAATACAGGAAACCGTACAGGGACAGAAACTGTTCAATTATACGTTCGTGATATTACAGGAAGTATTGTCAGACCTGTCAGGGAGCTTAAAGATTTTATACAAATCGAATTAAAACCGCAGGAATCTAAAACGATAAACTTTTCAATTCCTGTTTCAGACTTTGCTTTTTATAATGATAAAATGGAACTAAAAACAGAGCCGGGTGATTTTAAAGTATGGATTGCTTCGAATGCTGAAAATGGTCTGGAAGGTGATTTTAAAATTGAATAA
- a CDS encoding tRNA-binding protein: MDLTWDEFERTDMRVGTIIDINDFPEARKPAYQLTIDFGTEIGVRKSSAQITKRYQKEDLLHRQIVAVVNFPKKQIGKFMSECLVLGAVGEEGDVILLAPDFKIENGLRIG, from the coding sequence ATGGATTTAACCTGGGACGAATTTGAAAGAACCGACATGCGTGTTGGGACCATAATTGATATAAATGACTTTCCTGAAGCAAGAAAACCGGCTTATCAGCTTACGATTGATTTTGGAACTGAAATCGGTGTCAGGAAATCATCGGCACAAATTACAAAACGGTATCAAAAAGAAGATTTACTCCATCGTCAAATTGTAGCAGTTGTAAACTTTCCTAAAAAGCAAATTGGGAAATTTATGAGTGAATGTCTGGTACTGGGAGCTGTAGGCGAGGAGGGAGACGTAATTTTACTGGCTCCCGATTTTAAAATAGAAAATGGATTGAGGATTGGATAG